Proteins encoded within one genomic window of Citricoccus muralis:
- the treZ gene encoding malto-oligosyltrehalose trehalohydrolase — translation MSRSAPRPPYAVWSPHAERVELVLTDTAPGELRPGFAAQLATEEPVSWPVAASLDLTRDDDGWWAPASVALDEALAQLAPEHRTDPGYGYVIDGAGPFPDPRARRLPDTVHGPARRDTAGTEHRASAPTVPTDHTLRHAVIYELHLGTFTHDGTLDSAIERLDHLVRLGITHVELMPVNSFSGDHNWGYDGVGWFAVDESYGGPDAYRRFVAACHTRGLCVIQDVVYNHLGPDGNYLPAFGPYLSDATTGWGDGPDLHGEHSVTVRELILDNAALWLEEYGVDGLRLDAVHALMDTSDDDAARAPGTPRLLAQLAALADEITERTGVPRHLIAESDLNDPRLITPRPDGDGLHAQWSDDYHHAVHSAVTGEHHGYYRDFAPLAALEKTVAHGFFHHGTYSSFRGRDHGAPLPAETPNWRLVVSVQNHDQVGNRAAGDRPSAVLDAGQLGIEAALLLLGPYTPMLFMGEEWGATTPFAFFTAHRSPQLASAVSEGRRREFERMDWDADAVVDPQDPATFRASRLDWSQTENSTLLELYRRLIRLRADTPTLTEPDRSLTRCHVDEHSRYVMLDRWRSHDDELPHLSILLTLGEAPMPVPPDLHAEAELVLAHGPESFLDELPVISGLTVVPRHAVAVFRRPLD, via the coding sequence ATGAGCCGTTCTGCCCCGCGCCCGCCCTACGCCGTCTGGTCCCCGCACGCCGAGCGGGTGGAACTGGTTCTTACCGACACTGCCCCCGGGGAGTTGCGCCCCGGATTCGCCGCTCAGCTTGCTACCGAGGAGCCCGTGAGCTGGCCCGTCGCCGCGAGCCTGGACCTGACTCGCGACGACGACGGCTGGTGGGCGCCTGCGTCGGTCGCCCTCGATGAGGCGCTGGCCCAGCTGGCGCCGGAACATCGCACCGACCCCGGCTACGGCTACGTGATCGACGGCGCCGGGCCTTTCCCGGATCCCCGCGCTCGCCGATTGCCCGACACCGTGCATGGCCCCGCCCGCCGTGACACCGCCGGCACCGAGCATCGCGCCTCAGCACCCACAGTGCCGACCGATCACACGCTGCGCCACGCGGTCATCTACGAACTTCACCTGGGCACCTTCACCCACGACGGCACCCTCGACTCCGCTATCGAGCGCCTCGACCACCTGGTACGCCTCGGTATCACCCACGTCGAGCTGATGCCGGTCAACTCCTTCTCCGGCGACCACAACTGGGGTTACGACGGGGTGGGCTGGTTCGCCGTCGACGAGTCCTACGGCGGCCCGGATGCATACCGTCGCTTCGTCGCCGCCTGTCATACCCGCGGGCTGTGTGTGATTCAGGACGTCGTCTACAACCACCTCGGTCCCGACGGCAACTATCTGCCCGCCTTCGGCCCGTATCTCAGCGACGCCACCACCGGCTGGGGCGACGGGCCCGACCTGCACGGCGAGCACTCCGTGACCGTACGCGAGCTCATCCTCGACAACGCCGCCCTCTGGCTCGAAGAGTACGGGGTGGATGGGCTGCGCCTGGACGCCGTGCACGCTCTGATGGACACCAGCGACGACGATGCCGCCCGCGCTCCAGGCACGCCCCGGTTGCTGGCTCAGCTGGCCGCTCTGGCCGATGAGATCACCGAGCGCACCGGGGTGCCCCGCCACCTGATCGCCGAGTCCGATCTCAACGACCCGCGGCTGATCACCCCGCGCCCGGACGGCGACGGGTTGCACGCCCAGTGGTCCGATGACTACCACCACGCCGTGCACTCCGCCGTCACTGGGGAACACCACGGGTACTACCGCGACTTCGCCCCGCTGGCCGCCCTCGAGAAAACCGTGGCGCACGGATTCTTCCACCACGGCACCTACTCCAGCTTCCGCGGCCGCGACCACGGTGCCCCCTTGCCAGCCGAGACCCCGAACTGGCGGCTGGTGGTTTCCGTGCAGAACCACGACCAGGTGGGCAACCGCGCGGCCGGCGACCGCCCGTCCGCCGTGCTGGACGCCGGTCAGCTCGGCATCGAAGCCGCCCTGCTGCTACTCGGCCCGTACACGCCCATGCTCTTCATGGGGGAGGAATGGGGCGCGACCACCCCGTTCGCATTCTTCACCGCCCACCGCTCCCCGCAGCTCGCCAGCGCGGTGTCTGAGGGGCGCCGCCGTGAATTCGAGCGCATGGACTGGGACGCCGACGCTGTGGTCGACCCGCAAGATCCGGCCACCTTCCGCGCCTCCCGGCTTGACTGGTCCCAGACCGAAAACTCCACCCTGCTGGAGCTCTATCGCCGCCTGATCCGGCTGCGCGCCGACACCCCCACGCTCACCGAGCCGGACCGGTCCCTGACCCGGTGCCACGTGGACGAGCACTCCCGCTATGTGATGCTCGACCGCTGGCGTTCCCACGACGACGAGCTACCCCACCTCAGCATCCTGCTCACCCTGGGGGAGGCCCCGATGCCCGTGCCGCCGGACCTGCACGCCGAGGCCGAACTCGTGCTGGCCCACGGCCCTGAAAGCTTCCTCGACGAGTTGCCCGTGATCAGTGGTCTGACGGTGGTTCCTCGGCACGCCGTGGCGGTGTTTCGGCGTCCTCTGGATTGA
- a CDS encoding DUF4032 domain-containing protein, producing MSAGVELKITAGGESGSGVGTADVLELPLDLPLLEWPAGYLAALPRGISRHVVRFVRLPGMVVAMKETTDAAAHHEYGLLRQLRRLEVPCVEPVAVISGRTTAEGDPLPTMLVTRHLAFSLPYRAVFSQQLTRDTLTRLIDALALLLVQLHLEGFYWGDVSLSNALFRRDAGAFAAYLVDAETGELHGNLSRGQREHDLEIARVNIAGELMDLQGGGMIEADVDPLGTSELIMAAYRSLWDELTADMTFSASERWRIEDRIRRLNELGFDVEEYALRPRAGGSELVLQPKVVDPGHHTRRLERLTGLRVQENQARRLLHDLDEYRAEVHPGLDEHEAAHYWTTEVFEPMVAAIPEHLKGKLEPAEVMHQLLEHRWYLSERAQRSVSLQEALDSYLAEVLPARRDEDAIVLNPTTSMLSAVNPEDAETPPRRAEEPPSDH from the coding sequence ATGAGTGCAGGGGTCGAACTCAAGATCACCGCCGGAGGAGAATCAGGATCCGGTGTGGGCACGGCTGACGTGCTCGAGCTCCCTTTGGATCTGCCGTTGCTGGAGTGGCCGGCTGGTTATCTGGCCGCCCTGCCGCGGGGTATTTCTCGGCACGTGGTGCGTTTCGTGCGACTGCCCGGGATGGTGGTGGCGATGAAAGAGACCACAGACGCCGCAGCGCATCACGAATACGGGCTGCTGCGGCAGCTGCGTCGACTCGAAGTGCCGTGCGTGGAACCGGTGGCGGTGATTTCTGGACGCACCACCGCCGAGGGTGATCCGCTACCCACCATGCTGGTGACCCGACATCTGGCGTTTTCTCTGCCCTACCGCGCGGTGTTTTCGCAGCAGCTGACCCGTGACACCCTGACCCGGCTCATCGACGCGCTGGCCCTGCTCCTGGTCCAACTGCATCTGGAGGGGTTTTACTGGGGGGATGTGTCGCTGTCGAACGCGCTGTTCCGCCGCGACGCCGGTGCTTTCGCCGCGTATCTGGTGGATGCGGAGACGGGTGAACTGCACGGGAACCTGTCCCGCGGGCAGCGCGAGCACGACCTGGAGATCGCCCGGGTGAACATTGCCGGGGAGCTGATGGATCTGCAGGGCGGCGGGATGATCGAGGCGGATGTCGACCCGCTGGGCACCTCAGAGCTGATCATGGCGGCCTACCGGTCGCTCTGGGATGAGCTCACCGCGGATATGACGTTCTCCGCCTCAGAGCGGTGGCGGATTGAGGATCGGATCCGCCGGCTGAACGAGCTGGGTTTCGACGTCGAGGAGTATGCGCTGCGTCCGCGAGCGGGTGGCTCGGAGCTGGTGCTGCAGCCGAAGGTGGTGGACCCGGGGCATCACACCCGGCGTTTGGAGCGGTTGACCGGGTTGCGAGTGCAGGAGAATCAGGCGCGACGGTTGTTGCATGATCTGGATGAGTACCGGGCGGAGGTGCACCCGGGGCTGGACGAGCACGAGGCGGCGCACTATTGGACCACGGAGGTCTTCGAGCCGATGGTGGCGGCGATCCCGGAGCATTTGAAGGGCAAGCTGGAACCGGCCGAGGTGATGCACCAGTTACTGGAGCACCGCTGGTACCTCTCGGAGCGCGCGCAACGGTCGGTGAGCCTGCAGGAGGCGCTGGATTCCTACCTGGCGGAGGTGCTACCCGCCCGTCGTGATGAGGATGCCATTGTGCTGAACCCGACCACGAGTATGCTCAGCGCGGTCAATCCAGAGGACGCCGAAACACCGCCACGGCGTGCCGAGGAACCACCGTCAGACCACTGA
- a CDS encoding DsbA family protein — translation MASNNRPSKKERQESARDKARQMAEQQRQREKRNQMITIWSIVGVVVVVVAVVVGFIWMNSSRSIPTTGPAPAVATEQGGVVLTSTTEIADGADVGEVDVESVGEANVGDGQPSELEGAEASAEGEPVNVIVYADPNCVHCADFEQTNGEQLNQWLDAGDITLEYRLVNFLDSPGTENYSSRAANAAICVAEESPESYNDYIAQIFAAYDGQGMSNDELKEMASGLGVDISSCVDGNTYRPFVDWTSDLALADGVAGTPSVWVQGKNWAVDGADQGFAEWTQSIIDEHQGA, via the coding sequence ATGGCCTCGAACAACCGCCCTTCGAAGAAGGAACGTCAGGAATCGGCGCGCGATAAAGCACGTCAGATGGCAGAGCAGCAGCGTCAGCGTGAAAAGCGCAACCAGATGATCACCATTTGGTCGATCGTGGGTGTCGTGGTGGTGGTCGTCGCGGTGGTCGTCGGCTTTATCTGGATGAACTCTTCCCGCTCCATCCCCACCACTGGCCCCGCTCCGGCCGTTGCTACCGAGCAGGGTGGCGTCGTGCTGACCTCCACCACGGAGATCGCCGACGGTGCTGACGTGGGAGAGGTCGACGTCGAATCCGTCGGTGAAGCCAATGTCGGCGACGGTCAGCCCTCCGAGCTGGAAGGCGCCGAAGCCTCCGCCGAAGGCGAGCCCGTGAACGTTATCGTCTACGCCGATCCGAACTGTGTGCACTGCGCCGATTTCGAGCAGACCAACGGTGAACAGCTCAATCAGTGGCTCGATGCCGGAGACATCACCCTGGAATACCGCCTCGTGAACTTCCTGGACTCGCCCGGCACCGAGAACTACTCCTCCCGCGCAGCCAACGCCGCCATCTGCGTGGCCGAGGAGTCCCCGGAGTCCTACAACGATTACATCGCCCAGATCTTCGCCGCCTACGACGGTCAGGGCATGAGCAATGATGAGCTCAAGGAGATGGCCTCCGGTCTCGGCGTGGACATCAGCTCCTGCGTTGACGGGAACACCTACCGTCCGTTCGTGGACTGGACCTCCGATCTCGCACTGGCCGACGGCGTGGCCGGTACCCCCTCCGTGTGGGTGCAGGGTAAGAACTGGGCCGTGGACGGCGCCGACCAGGGCTTCGCTGAGTGGACCCAGTCCATCATCGACGAGCACCAGGGTGCCTGA
- a CDS encoding DUF6308 family protein: protein MGDQMITVGGRSSSAQKLLCYAEAYLTEEGKWAYPAYDSYESSTASKVVGDADLLAVSLLNAGQKPIPTFYTFRRLLAPLNERLADPALDGTLEDAGDETLDAIADLFGVLDEYAPTPQVGKTKLSKVLHRKLPALLPLFDKQVWRTYSEGDAAPLPKDRNRSHRDYVRSWLPLLQEDLTKNRAFLEEVTKLALPDVQITRLRALDIIAWHLGGK from the coding sequence ATGGGAGACCAGATGATCACGGTGGGCGGACGCTCAAGTTCCGCGCAGAAACTTCTTTGCTATGCCGAAGCGTATTTAACCGAAGAAGGGAAATGGGCCTATCCGGCATACGACAGTTACGAGAGTTCTACCGCGTCGAAGGTTGTCGGGGACGCCGACCTTTTGGCGGTTTCATTGCTTAACGCAGGGCAAAAGCCGATCCCCACTTTCTACACGTTTCGTCGCCTCCTGGCGCCGCTGAATGAACGGCTTGCTGACCCGGCATTGGACGGAACGCTCGAAGACGCTGGTGACGAGACTCTCGACGCCATTGCTGATCTCTTCGGTGTGCTCGACGAATACGCGCCGACTCCACAGGTCGGCAAAACCAAGCTCAGTAAGGTCCTTCATCGAAAGCTACCTGCTCTACTTCCGCTCTTCGACAAGCAAGTATGGCGCACATACTCCGAAGGCGACGCGGCGCCGCTTCCGAAAGACAGGAATCGGTCGCATCGGGACTATGTTCGTTCGTGGTTGCCTTTACTGCAGGAAGATCTCACTAAGAACCGAGCATTCTTAGAAGAAGTGACCAAACTAGCTTTGCCGGACGTGCAAATTACTAGGCTTCGGGCTCTCGACATCATTGCGTGGCATCTGGGCGGAAAATAG
- a CDS encoding type IV toxin-antitoxin system AbiEi family antitoxin domain-containing protein, translating into MPISELIPAAFTLEDARSVGLTKEHVYSLLQRDEIERVERGVYLRPDVIQPELTAIAIVTALRGDATLCLASALVHHGRSDVVPFASDIALPRGAHRPTGLSNVTWHSFNPATFSIGREHADAGGSIVAIYSAERSIVDSFRLMHREGSDVAYEVLRRWLRNRGNTPARLLKVASSFPKALPRIRDALKILQ; encoded by the coding sequence ATGCCGATATCCGAGCTTATTCCTGCTGCCTTCACTCTTGAAGATGCGCGCTCAGTCGGTCTGACCAAGGAACATGTCTATTCCTTGCTCCAGCGAGACGAAATCGAGCGTGTTGAGCGAGGTGTCTATCTGCGTCCAGACGTTATTCAGCCAGAACTTACTGCAATAGCCATCGTTACGGCTCTGCGTGGCGATGCCACACTGTGCCTGGCGAGTGCACTCGTTCACCACGGCCGGAGTGATGTGGTCCCGTTTGCTTCCGATATCGCACTTCCTCGAGGGGCCCATCGGCCAACCGGTCTCTCGAACGTGACCTGGCATAGCTTCAATCCAGCAACATTTTCGATCGGTCGTGAGCACGCGGATGCCGGCGGCTCCATCGTGGCGATCTACTCGGCTGAACGGAGCATCGTTGACAGCTTTCGACTGATGCACCGGGAAGGAAGTGACGTTGCGTATGAAGTACTCCGTCGTTGGCTACGGAATCGAGGGAACACTCCGGCGCGGTTACTGAAGGTTGCGAGCTCGTTCCCGAAAGCGCTCCCTCGAATCCGGGACGCATTGAAAATTCTCCAGTGA
- a CDS encoding sugar diacid recognition domain-containing protein, with protein MKKRAPELMTRDMAQHVIDTIKPTVRHNINIMDSHGVIIAAVDPDRVGTHHAGALQVVAAQNSVEIWDRDDESGVRPGVNIPLWHDGAVRGVVGLTGNPDEVRSTAELIALTVELLLTQERQINDDVQRDTQARDVLAALSSGASDPSDLGSRLSALSILGPWTLAVSLNIDAQDPLRTVTPGRLSERLRRLNRTPGVMAAELFGAVWTLRSGASAPRGGKLVDERRIAVPAASSMAQLQAQAVTLRHACATPGIFPAVNASTESDEMQQPPMWRWEIASVVASMPRTAISHRAEVVSKLTREQCRTVLALGEHSSSHAAAAGLYIHRNTMAQRIDQIIARTGHDPRIGAELSALLLSVYARAALGDLHIFGS; from the coding sequence ATGAAGAAGCGTGCTCCGGAGCTGATGACGCGTGACATGGCGCAGCACGTGATCGACACCATCAAACCCACGGTGCGTCACAACATCAACATCATGGACTCCCACGGTGTGATCATCGCTGCGGTTGACCCGGATCGGGTGGGCACTCACCACGCAGGCGCACTGCAGGTCGTGGCCGCCCAAAATTCCGTGGAGATCTGGGACCGTGACGATGAATCGGGCGTGCGTCCCGGCGTGAACATCCCGCTGTGGCACGACGGTGCGGTCCGCGGTGTTGTGGGACTCACCGGCAACCCCGACGAGGTGCGCTCCACGGCCGAGCTCATCGCCCTGACCGTGGAACTCTTGCTCACTCAAGAACGGCAAATCAACGACGACGTTCAACGGGACACCCAAGCCCGCGATGTGCTCGCTGCCCTGAGCTCCGGGGCCAGTGATCCCAGCGACCTCGGCTCGCGCCTGTCCGCGCTGTCGATCCTGGGGCCGTGGACGCTCGCGGTCAGCCTCAACATCGACGCTCAGGACCCTCTGCGGACGGTCACGCCGGGGCGGTTGAGTGAACGGCTGCGCCGACTCAACAGGACGCCGGGGGTCATGGCAGCCGAACTCTTCGGCGCGGTCTGGACGCTACGGTCTGGTGCCTCCGCGCCACGGGGAGGAAAGCTGGTGGACGAGCGACGCATCGCTGTACCGGCCGCATCCTCCATGGCACAGCTCCAAGCGCAAGCGGTCACTTTGCGCCACGCCTGCGCGACCCCGGGGATCTTCCCCGCAGTCAACGCCTCTACTGAGTCGGACGAGATGCAACAGCCACCGATGTGGCGGTGGGAGATTGCCTCGGTGGTGGCCTCGATGCCGCGGACCGCCATCTCGCACCGTGCCGAGGTAGTGTCCAAGCTGACCCGAGAACAGTGTCGAACGGTGCTGGCACTAGGCGAGCACTCTTCCAGCCACGCCGCGGCTGCGGGGCTGTACATCCATCGGAACACCATGGCTCAGCGGATCGACCAGATCATCGCACGCACAGGGCACGATCCGAGGATCGGGGCGGAACTATCCGCCTTGCTGCTATCCGTATATGCCCGCGCGGCACTGGGTGATCTGCACATATTCGGCTCCTGA
- a CDS encoding glycerate kinase codes for MSRADRPSPLRVAVIPDSFKGTLDARRVATAIADGVRRAAGEAQQDIIVDELPFADGGEGTLDAVLAAWGTSAQSCTTTDAIGRPCNAEYAVSADGRIGLIEAAQANGLAAVSDVPLRAAEATTRGVGTLVRAALDEGVDEILLTIGGSATTDAGTGLLRELGARFFDVNGVELPDGGGSLLNLATIDLSGIDPRVRDVTWRIATDVTNPLTGPQGAAHVFGPQKGAALEDVEHLDRCLKHLAEVVAESGGKSLDGVAGLGAAGGLGALLYAFFTVELVPGWEMVSDALGAAEKIGQADLVFTGEGRFDTQSLDGKVIHGVRQLTAETTPMIVLAGQVAVDAEALQASGVTAAFSIGRGPGTLEETAPHTAENLTWTAYQVARLLLTP; via the coding sequence ATGAGCCGTGCAGATCGACCGTCGCCACTACGTGTGGCAGTGATTCCTGACTCCTTCAAAGGCACCCTCGACGCCCGTCGGGTGGCTACGGCCATCGCTGATGGTGTCCGTCGTGCAGCGGGTGAAGCGCAACAGGACATCATTGTCGATGAACTGCCCTTTGCCGATGGGGGAGAAGGCACCCTGGATGCAGTGCTCGCCGCGTGGGGGACATCTGCCCAGAGCTGTACGACCACGGACGCGATCGGCCGGCCCTGCAATGCCGAGTACGCCGTCTCTGCCGATGGCCGCATCGGACTGATCGAGGCGGCCCAGGCGAACGGGCTCGCCGCCGTGAGCGATGTCCCGCTACGGGCTGCCGAAGCCACCACGCGGGGAGTGGGCACTTTGGTGCGCGCCGCCCTTGATGAAGGCGTGGACGAAATCCTGCTGACCATCGGCGGATCAGCCACCACCGATGCCGGTACCGGTTTGCTGCGCGAACTCGGCGCGCGCTTTTTCGATGTGAACGGCGTCGAGTTGCCCGACGGTGGTGGTTCGCTGCTGAACCTTGCCACCATCGACCTCTCCGGAATTGATCCTCGAGTACGAGACGTCACCTGGCGCATTGCCACCGACGTCACCAACCCGCTCACCGGGCCGCAGGGCGCGGCGCATGTTTTCGGCCCACAGAAGGGCGCCGCTCTTGAAGACGTGGAGCACCTGGACCGGTGCCTGAAGCACCTGGCTGAGGTGGTGGCGGAATCTGGCGGAAAATCCCTCGATGGCGTGGCCGGATTGGGCGCGGCCGGCGGGCTGGGAGCGCTGCTCTATGCCTTCTTCACCGTCGAGCTAGTGCCCGGATGGGAAATGGTCAGCGACGCACTCGGTGCGGCCGAAAAAATCGGTCAAGCGGACCTCGTGTTCACCGGTGAAGGCCGGTTCGACACCCAGTCGCTGGACGGCAAAGTCATCCACGGCGTCCGGCAGCTCACCGCAGAAACGACCCCAATGATCGTCCTGGCCGGCCAGGTGGCCGTGGATGCCGAGGCGCTGCAGGCCAGTGGCGTGACAGCGGCGTTCTCCATCGGCCGCGGTCCGGGCACTCTGGAGGAGACGGCGCCGCACACCGCCGAGAACCTGACCTGGACCGCCTATCAAGTTGCTCGTCTGCTGCTGACACCCTGA
- a CDS encoding GntP family permease: MYELIVLIVLVIGIVLVTARWKISPLLALLGAAIIAAFAYGVPMDEVVTAIGGAFGSTIGNIGLVILVGTMLGAILERSGAAIAMADFLVRVLGPRFPNLTMSLVGYIVSIPVFCDSGYVILNSLRKAITVRTGVSHIATAIALMTGLYATHTLVPPTPGPLAAAENVGISHNLDFLILVGLPVAMVAAMAGLLYAQRFSKSTLPLLEPTSESDLDNKTYEELRSSYGKLPSAAASFFPIVLPLVLIMLSSIAKLPAQPFGDSIVTEIIIFLGTPLIALILGLASAVLLMRGKGKLERFNAQISEAVTVSGPIIFITGAGAAFGAVLGGSRLTDFLADGLSSLGLGLLVPFLVAAALKTAQGSSTVSLVTTSAMMAPLLPSMGLGSDLGMVLTVLAIGAGAMVVSHANDSFFWVVSQLSRIPVGTAYRTLTVASGIEGLAAFIVVWILGAVLL; encoded by the coding sequence ATGTATGAACTCATCGTTCTGATCGTGTTGGTGATCGGCATCGTGCTGGTCACCGCGCGGTGGAAAATTAGCCCCTTGCTGGCACTACTGGGTGCCGCCATCATCGCGGCATTCGCCTACGGCGTGCCTATGGACGAAGTCGTCACCGCCATTGGCGGAGCGTTTGGAAGCACCATCGGCAATATCGGTTTGGTGATTCTGGTTGGCACGATGCTCGGGGCGATCCTCGAGCGTTCCGGTGCGGCGATCGCTATGGCCGATTTTCTGGTGAGAGTGCTGGGACCGCGATTCCCCAACCTCACCATGAGCTTGGTCGGCTACATCGTGTCTATTCCGGTGTTCTGCGACTCCGGCTACGTGATTCTGAACTCCCTGCGCAAGGCGATCACCGTGCGCACCGGGGTCTCACACATCGCCACTGCTATTGCGTTGATGACCGGCCTCTACGCGACACACACCCTGGTACCTCCCACCCCCGGTCCACTGGCAGCAGCGGAAAACGTCGGCATCTCCCACAACCTGGACTTCCTGATTCTGGTGGGTCTGCCGGTGGCCATGGTGGCCGCCATGGCGGGCCTGCTCTACGCGCAGCGCTTCTCCAAGAGCACGCTGCCGCTGTTGGAGCCGACGTCGGAATCCGACCTGGACAACAAGACCTACGAGGAACTGCGCTCCAGCTACGGAAAACTGCCCTCGGCGGCCGCCTCCTTCTTTCCGATCGTGCTGCCCCTGGTGCTCATCATGCTGTCCTCGATTGCGAAGCTGCCCGCCCAGCCGTTTGGTGACAGCATCGTCACCGAGATCATCATCTTTCTGGGCACCCCGCTGATCGCGCTCATCCTTGGCCTGGCATCCGCAGTGTTGCTGATGCGCGGCAAGGGCAAGCTCGAACGGTTCAACGCGCAGATCTCCGAGGCGGTCACCGTTTCCGGCCCCATCATCTTCATCACCGGTGCCGGTGCCGCGTTTGGTGCGGTGCTGGGCGGCTCCCGTCTCACCGACTTCCTGGCTGATGGGCTGAGCTCACTGGGGCTGGGACTGCTGGTTCCGTTCTTGGTGGCCGCCGCACTGAAGACCGCGCAGGGTTCCTCCACCGTCTCCCTGGTGACCACCTCGGCGATGATGGCACCGCTGCTGCCGTCCATGGGGCTGGGATCTGACCTGGGCATGGTGCTGACGGTGCTGGCCATCGGTGCAGGCGCGATGGTGGTTTCGCACGCCAACGATTCCTTCTTCTGGGTGGTGTCGCAGCTCAGCCGCATCCCGGTGGGCACGGCATACCGCACGCTGACGGTGGCCTCCGGGATCGAAGGCCTCGCCGCCTTCATCGTGGTCTGGATTCTGGGGGCCGTGCTGCTCTAA
- a CDS encoding NtaA/DmoA family FMN-dependent monooxygenase (This protein belongs to a clade of FMN-dependent monooxygenases, within a broader family of flavin-dependent oxidoreductases, the luciferase-like monooxygenase (LMM) family, some of whose members use coenzyme F420 rather than FMN.): protein MFLSALDMMVPTHQTSGLWRHPDADPDQFTDLSFWVEHVQLLESAGFDTVFFADVAGVYDVYDGSGRTAIQAGMQYPALDPLLLISALAAATERIGFGVTANVSYLPPYLLARTFATLDHLTGGRIGWNIVTGYQQSALRNLGTEELMRHDERYDRADEYMDVVYGLWEASVEPGAVVNDAAANTYLDPDKVHTIDHQGRWFSVPGPALVTPGPQRTPLLFQAGSSPRGIDFAVKHAEALFFSGTSPANVRQLVDQVEARLAAAGRARDEVRLITSITVIAAATDEEAQARFRDYTHYVDEDAALALFAGWTGLDLAQLSGDDVIEEVHIEGNRSALQSFTSMDPDRQWTVADLAAYMAIGARGPVIIGSGKTVVDELERWMAEAGVDGFNVDYALRHIDLQAFAEHVSPELRARGYLDAVPDHTDVDVQQSQTLRGRVFGYDWLPTHSTGGSRRRQG from the coding sequence ATGTTCCTCAGCGCGCTCGACATGATGGTGCCCACTCACCAGACGTCCGGGCTCTGGCGTCACCCCGATGCCGATCCCGACCAGTTCACCGACCTGAGTTTCTGGGTCGAGCACGTGCAACTGCTGGAATCCGCGGGCTTCGACACCGTGTTCTTTGCCGATGTGGCCGGGGTGTACGACGTGTACGACGGGTCGGGGCGCACTGCGATTCAGGCCGGCATGCAGTACCCGGCGCTCGATCCGCTACTGCTGATCAGCGCGCTGGCGGCGGCGACCGAACGGATCGGCTTCGGCGTCACCGCGAACGTCTCCTACCTGCCCCCGTACCTGCTGGCCCGCACCTTCGCCACGCTCGACCACCTCACCGGCGGGCGTATTGGCTGGAACATCGTGACCGGCTACCAACAGTCGGCGCTGCGCAATCTCGGTACGGAAGAGCTCATGCGCCACGACGAGCGCTATGACCGGGCCGATGAATACATGGACGTCGTCTACGGGCTCTGGGAAGCCTCGGTCGAGCCCGGCGCTGTGGTGAACGACGCCGCGGCGAACACCTACCTGGACCCCGACAAGGTGCACACCATCGACCACCAGGGCCGGTGGTTCTCGGTGCCTGGGCCCGCGCTGGTGACGCCGGGTCCGCAGCGCACCCCTTTGCTTTTCCAAGCGGGCTCGTCACCGCGGGGTATCGACTTTGCCGTCAAGCACGCCGAAGCGCTCTTTTTCTCGGGCACCTCCCCGGCCAACGTACGCCAACTGGTGGACCAGGTAGAAGCGCGTCTGGCGGCGGCCGGGCGCGCCCGCGACGAGGTGCGGCTGATCACCTCGATCACCGTCATCGCCGCTGCCACCGATGAAGAAGCGCAGGCACGGTTCCGCGACTACACCCACTACGTGGACGAGGACGCCGCGCTGGCCCTGTTCGCCGGGTGGACCGGCCTGGACCTGGCCCAGCTCTCCGGCGACGACGTGATCGAAGAAGTGCACATCGAGGGCAACCGCTCCGCACTGCAATCGTTCACCTCCATGGACCCGGACCGGCAGTGGACCGTGGCAGACTTGGCCGCCTATATGGCCATTGGCGCTCGCGGCCCGGTGATCATCGGCTCGGGCAAGACGGTCGTTGACGAACTGGAGCGGTGGATGGCCGAGGCCGGGGTGGACGGCTTCAACGTCGACTACGCCCTGCGTCACATCGACCTGCAAGCCTTCGCTGAACACGTCAGCCCCGAACTGCGTGCTCGCGGATACCTCGACGCCGTGCCGGACCATACGGACGTCGACGTGCAGCAGTCGCAGACGTTGCGCGGCCGGGTCTTTGGATACGACTGGTTGCCGACGCACTCCACCGGAGGATCGCGCCGCCGCCAGGGCTGA